In a genomic window of Paracoccaceae bacterium:
- a CDS encoding GNAT family N-acetyltransferase — translation MAVRLQRLTGRALSETLDEIAALRIAVFREWPYLYDGDTEYERGYLKRYLESPRAIVVGAYREDRLVGVTTGTPLADHAGDFGQAFASTGLAISDIFYCAESVLLPAFRGQGVGHAFFDARETHAQESGFKTVCFCSVLRPEDHSERPLQYRPLDAFWRKRGYEPLPDVIASFSWKDLGEEAETRKPLQFWMRRL, via the coding sequence ATGGCGGTGAGGTTGCAACGTTTGACGGGGCGCGCTCTGTCTGAAACCCTGGACGAGATTGCCGCACTCAGGATAGCGGTGTTTCGGGAGTGGCCTTATCTCTATGATGGTGACACCGAGTACGAACGCGGTTATCTGAAACGCTATCTCGAAAGCCCGCGCGCGATTGTGGTGGGGGCGTATCGGGAGGATCGGCTGGTGGGGGTCACGACCGGCACGCCTCTGGCGGATCATGCCGGGGATTTCGGACAGGCTTTTGCAAGCACCGGGCTGGCGATTTCGGACATTTTTTATTGTGCGGAGAGTGTTTTGCTACCTGCGTTTCGCGGGCAGGGCGTGGGACATGCGTTTTTTGATGCGCGCGAAACACATGCGCAGGAGTCTGGTTTCAAGACGGTTTGCTTTTGTTCGGTCTTGCGTCCAGAGGATCACTCTGAACGCCCGCTACAGTACCGCCCGTTGGACGCATTCTGGCGTAAACGGGGATATGAACCCCTGCCGGATGTGATCGCGTCGTTTTCGTGGAAAGACCTTGGCGAGGAGGCCGAGACCAGGAAGCCGCTGCAGTTCTGGATGCGCCGTTTGTAA
- a CDS encoding ketosteroid isomerase-related protein, translating into MKHIIKQYFDAFNAKDMTGMLDCLSQDVAHHVNEGTVRIGKEAFAEFCAHMSRCYDETLVDMVIFEAPDHGRAAAEYNVQGRYLETDAGLPEARGQSYKLSAGSFFDVTGGKITRVTTRYNLNDWIAQVS; encoded by the coding sequence GTGAAGCACATCATCAAGCAGTATTTTGACGCCTTCAACGCCAAAGATATGACGGGCATGCTGGACTGTCTGTCACAGGATGTGGCGCATCACGTGAACGAAGGCACCGTCCGGATCGGCAAAGAGGCATTTGCTGAATTTTGCGCCCATATGAGTCGATGCTATGATGAAACACTGGTGGATATGGTGATTTTTGAAGCCCCGGATCACGGTCGTGCGGCGGCTGAATACAATGTTCAGGGCCGTTATCTCGAAACAGACGCGGGACTGCCCGAGGCAAGGGGTCAATCCTACAAGCTGTCAGCCGGTTCGTTTTTTGATGTCACCGGGGGAAAGATTACGCGGGTGACAACACGGTATAATCTGAACGACTGGATTGCGCAGGTGTCCTGA
- the hisD gene encoding histidinol dehydrogenase — translation MPVFLNATDTDFETAFQSLLSAKREDSPDVDATVAQIIADVRARGDAAVLDLTQKFDRLTLTPESLRITQAEIDEATAQVSQEEHAALALAADRIRAYHERQRPTDAEWQDDTGATLGWRWTPVAAAGLYVPGGLASYPSSVLMNAIPAKVAGVPRLAMVVPAPDGVLNPLVLVAATLAGVDEIYRIGGAQAIAALAYGTETIAPVDKITGPGNAFVAAAKRRVFGKVGIDMIAGPSEILVIADGDNDPDWIALDLLSQAEHDESAQSILITTDADFGRAVADAVEKRLETLKRRVIAGPSWRDFGAVISVPDLATAAALSDRIAPEHLELCVADPDSLSAQITHAGAIFLGQWTPEAIGDYIGGPNHVLPTARSARFSSGLSVLDFVKRTTMARMTPQALKTIGPAAETLAHSESLEAHGLSVTARLRKLNDS, via the coding sequence ATGCCCGTCTTTTTAAACGCCACTGACACAGATTTCGAAACAGCCTTTCAATCCCTGCTGAGTGCCAAGCGCGAAGACAGCCCGGATGTTGATGCGACGGTGGCCCAGATCATCGCGGATGTGCGCGCACGTGGCGATGCCGCAGTGCTTGACCTCACGCAAAAATTCGACCGTTTGACCCTGACGCCTGAGAGCTTGCGCATTACGCAGGCCGAGATTGATGAGGCCACCGCGCAAGTATCGCAAGAAGAACACGCCGCCCTTGCCTTGGCCGCTGACCGCATTCGCGCCTATCACGAACGCCAGCGCCCCACGGATGCCGAATGGCAGGATGACACCGGTGCGACATTGGGTTGGCGCTGGACGCCGGTGGCCGCTGCGGGGCTTTATGTCCCGGGCGGGCTCGCCTCATACCCCTCATCGGTTTTGATGAATGCGATACCCGCAAAAGTCGCAGGCGTGCCGCGTCTGGCGATGGTGGTTCCGGCGCCCGATGGGGTGCTGAACCCGCTGGTGCTGGTGGCGGCAACGCTTGCGGGGGTTGATGAAATCTACCGGATTGGCGGCGCGCAGGCGATTGCGGCCCTCGCCTATGGCACCGAGACGATTGCGCCCGTGGATAAAATCACCGGACCGGGCAATGCCTTTGTCGCGGCGGCCAAACGGCGGGTTTTTGGCAAAGTCGGGATCGATATGATCGCCGGACCATCGGAAATTCTGGTGATCGCGGATGGGGACAATGATCCCGATTGGATCGCGCTTGACCTGCTCAGTCAGGCGGAACATGACGAAAGCGCGCAGTCTATCTTGATCACGACGGATGCCGATTTTGGCCGTGCTGTCGCGGATGCTGTGGAAAAACGCCTCGAAACTCTGAAGCGCCGGGTCATTGCGGGGCCCAGCTGGCGCGATTTCGGCGCGGTGATCAGCGTGCCCGATCTTGCAACCGCTGCCGCGCTGAGCGACCGGATCGCGCCGGAACACCTTGAGCTTTGCGTCGCGGATCCTGATAGCCTAAGCGCGCAGATCACTCACGCCGGTGCGATATTTCTGGGGCAATGGACGCCCGAAGCTATTGGCGACTATATCGGGGGGCCAAACCATGTGCTGCCGACGGCGCGTTCGGCGCGGTTTTCATCCGGGCTCTCTGTGCTCGATTTTGTCAAACGCACCACAATGGCGCGTATGACGCCACAGGCTCTGAAGACCATTGGTCCTGCGGCAGAAACCCTTGCGCACTCCGAGAGCCTTGAAGCACACGGTCTGTCGGTAACGGCACGGTTGCGTAAACTCAACGACAGCTAG
- a CDS encoding UPF0262 family protein: protein MSRISEIFLDDSALPPATPEIEQERRVAMFDLLEENTFVLPERDGRTVPEGPYHVGLAIREKRLVFDVTTESAEKAAEFHLSLGPFRQVVKDYFQICESYFEAVKKLPPSQIETIDMARRGIHNEGSRVLQERLEGKAEVDTDTARRLFTLICVLHFGG from the coding sequence ATGTCCCGTATATCCGAGATTTTCCTTGACGATTCTGCTCTGCCCCCGGCCACGCCCGAAATTGAGCAGGAACGCCGCGTTGCGATGTTTGACCTTCTGGAGGAAAACACCTTTGTGCTTCCCGAACGGGATGGGCGGACGGTGCCGGAGGGTCCCTATCATGTGGGGCTTGCGATCCGCGAAAAGCGGCTGGTCTTTGACGTCACAACTGAAAGCGCGGAAAAGGCTGCGGAGTTTCATCTGTCGCTGGGGCCCTTTCGTCAGGTGGTGAAGGACTATTTTCAGATCTGCGAAAGCTATTTCGAGGCGGTGAAAAAGCTGCCGCCCAGCCAGATTGAAACCATCGACATGGCCCGGCGCGGTATCCACAACGAAGGCTCGCGCGTGTTGCAGGAACGGCTTGAAGGCAAGGCGGAGGTGGATACCGATACCGCCCGGCGCCTGTTCACCTTGATTTGTGTTCTGCATTTCGGGGGCTGA
- a CDS encoding porin translates to MRQVSNTRILASAFGGLILALPQTAVAQDNTFTFYGQLNFGLFSADDGTQSESYISDNDNSNTRVGAIWETGLANGATLKFHFESALGLTGSSSVTIDDNGLDFDWRRTELRKFEVIYDTPTLGTFSFGQGSTATDGYAEADLSGTTVVTYSSLSDLAGNIAFRPLGGASSGIDIGDTFSDLDGARRFRLRYDTPDFNGFVASVSAGEEILTEGDDREFYDLGLKYVRDYGDIKVDGRLGYAWVSGGDEKAIGSLAVLHEPTGVNAAFSTGAQQDGGDDDFVYLKLGVIRDWLPFGSTAISIDVYEGNDFAIIGSESSSVGLGVVQRFDDQNLEVYAAYRTYEFQEATTPVEDIDVMVIGARWKF, encoded by the coding sequence ATGAGACAAGTTTCCAACACCCGTATTCTGGCCTCTGCTTTTGGCGGTCTCATTCTGGCGCTGCCGCAAACGGCAGTGGCGCAGGACAACACGTTCACATTCTATGGGCAGCTCAACTTCGGTCTTTTCAGCGCCGATGACGGCACGCAAAGCGAAAGTTACATCTCGGACAATGACAACTCCAACACGCGCGTCGGCGCGATCTGGGAAACCGGTCTGGCCAATGGCGCGACGCTGAAATTCCATTTTGAATCGGCACTTGGCCTGACCGGATCAAGTTCGGTCACCATTGACGACAATGGTCTGGATTTTGACTGGCGCCGCACCGAATTGCGCAAGTTCGAAGTGATCTATGACACGCCGACACTGGGGACATTCTCCTTTGGTCAGGGCAGCACGGCCACGGATGGCTATGCCGAGGCAGATCTGTCAGGCACGACAGTTGTGACCTATTCCTCCCTGTCGGATCTGGCGGGCAACATCGCGTTCCGTCCGTTGGGCGGCGCATCCTCCGGCATTGACATCGGTGACACGTTCAGTGATCTGGACGGCGCGCGCCGCTTCCGCCTTCGCTATGACACGCCTGATTTCAATGGCTTCGTGGCCAGTGTTTCAGCCGGTGAGGAAATCCTGACGGAAGGCGACGACCGCGAATTTTACGACCTGGGCCTTAAATACGTGCGCGATTACGGCGACATCAAGGTCGACGGTCGTCTGGGCTATGCATGGGTCAGCGGCGGCGATGAGAAGGCCATTGGCTCACTGGCCGTCTTGCACGAACCCACCGGCGTGAATGCGGCCTTTTCCACGGGCGCACAGCAGGACGGCGGTGATGACGATTTCGTCTATCTGAAACTGGGCGTGATCCGCGACTGGTTGCCTTTTGGCTCGACCGCCATTTCAATCGACGTCTATGAGGGCAATGATTTTGCCATCATCGGGTCGGAAAGCTCTTCGGTCGGCCTGGGCGTGGTGCAACGGTTTGATGATCAGAACCTCGAGGTTTATGCGGCCTACCGGACCTATGAGTTCCAGGAAGCCACAACACCGGTTGAGGACATTGACGTGATGGTCATCGGTGCACGCTGGAAATTCTGA
- a CDS encoding low molecular weight phosphatase family protein has translation MEHDLPQSVLFCCDHNAVRSPMAEGIMKKLYGTGTYVQSAGVTNDMEIDGFSIAVCQEMNVELSRHRSRSFDEMENWGDDLGSFDLVIALSPASQRRALDLTRFYHLDVEYWPILDPTGLGETREAKLVSYRQARDQIMERLIARFGPPTEAI, from the coding sequence ATGGAGCACGACCTTCCTCAATCGGTTCTGTTTTGTTGCGATCATAACGCAGTGCGCTCACCGATGGCCGAAGGGATCATGAAAAAGCTATACGGCACAGGGACCTATGTGCAGTCGGCGGGCGTCACAAATGATATGGAAATAGACGGGTTTTCCATCGCCGTCTGTCAGGAAATGAATGTGGAACTGTCGCGTCATCGCAGCCGCAGTTTTGATGAAATGGAAAACTGGGGGGATGATCTGGGCTCCTTTGATCTGGTAATTGCGCTCAGCCCGGCTTCGCAACGGCGCGCGCTGGATCTGACGCGGTTTTACCATCTGGACGTCGAATACTGGCCTATTCTGGACCCCACGGGTCTGGGCGAGACCCGGGAGGCCAAACTGGTGAGCTACCGTCAGGCGCGGGACCAGATCATGGAACGCCTGATTGCTCGTTTCGGGCCGCCGACAGAAGCAATTTGA
- a CDS encoding DUF2948 family protein: MTDASFEDGHEAPLNLGALDGEDLTVISALVQDAVFPATEMRWDRGANRFALLINRFRWEEGPARALSPERVQSLLVFEGVRGVASNGIDRKDGDTVLSILSVAFEEVDAPGGHMILTLAGDGAIRLSVEALEVALKDVTKPYVAPSKKTPGHPE, from the coding sequence ATGACGGACGCAAGTTTTGAAGACGGCCATGAGGCCCCGCTGAACCTTGGCGCGCTGGATGGTGAGGACCTGACCGTCATCTCCGCTCTGGTGCAGGACGCGGTCTTTCCGGCAACGGAAATGCGCTGGGACCGGGGGGCAAACCGGTTTGCCCTGCTGATCAACCGTTTCCGCTGGGAAGAGGGCCCGGCGCGCGCCCTGTCCCCGGAACGGGTGCAATCCCTCTTGGTATTTGAGGGCGTGCGCGGGGTGGCCAGCAACGGAATTGACCGCAAGGATGGCGATACTGTCTTGTCCATCCTGTCGGTTGCCTTTGAAGAGGTTGACGCCCCCGGTGGTCACATGATTTTGACCTTGGCCGGGGACGGTGCCATCCGCCTGTCCGTCGAAGCCCTTGAGGTGGCATTGAAAGATGTGACAAAGCCCTATGTTGCGCCTTCCAAGAAAACCCCCGGTCACCCGGAATAA